The nucleotide window GTCGCGCAGGGCGTCGGCGTGGGAGCCGAGGTTGCGCAGCTCACCCGCCACAGTGGCCGGGCTGCGGCCAAGCCGCGGAGGCGGGGCCGAGAGCAACTCCTCGAGCTTTCCGGCTTCCTTGACCAAGGCGTCCACGTTCCCGGTACGCATCAGCAGGCCAGGAGCGATCTCGTCGCACCTTCTGGCGACGACGTCCACGGCTTCGTTGTTGGTGGACGCCACAAGAACCGACTCCCCGGCCGCGGCGCACGTGGCGACCACCGCGGTGACGACCTCGCTCTTTCCGGTCCCGGGCGGCCCGGTCGCCACGGTCAGGGGTTGCGTCATCGCGGAGACGACCACCTGCTCCTGGCTCTCGTTGGCCGGCCCGGCGGCGACCACGAGTACCGGATCGTTCTCCGAAGACGGGGCGGCGGGGTTCAGCAGCGCGTCCAGAGCCGTGCCGGGGATCTCCTCCGTGCGTGTGGAAATGGTCAGCAGATTCTCCACCAGGCCGTCGGTGGCGAACCGTTCGACGCTTGACGGGGCAAGGATCACCGCGGCGTTGTGGGCGCCGGGGCGCAGGGCCTCGTTGACGGAGTCCGCACGGAGCGCCGAGGTGTCGAGTGGTTCGAGTTCTGGCAGCCCAAGCTCGGCGAGCAACTCCCTTACCGCCTTGAGCATCTGCGCGTCATTGCCCTGCTGCCAGGTCGGCTGCCAGCGGGCGAGCAACTGGGCACCCTCGTCCTCGGAAAGAAGCTCGGTGACCACCTTGGTGTGCAGGGAGGGCACCCCGCTCGGAATGAGTACCGGGCGTCCGCTCTCGTCCGGAACCAGCTCCATCTGCTGGATGAGCAGCGGTGCGATGCCCACGTTTGTGCGCCGCCCGCCCGCGCCGCGCTGGGGGAGCGTTACGGCGGGGTAGCCGTACCAGTACTCGCGTTCATCGGCGGCCCCGCCTGACCGGCCTTTCGAGACGACGTCCTCGGCAGCGCGCGCACCGGGCAGTTGTGGCGGGGCCGGCAGCTCCGAGCCCAGACCGGACTGAATGGTCTCGGGCCCCTCGTCGACGAGGAAGTACTGCGAATTCCGTCCGGCCCGCCGGTCCGGCAGCATGCCGGCGGCAGCCTGGGCGCTCAGGCACTGGGCGTAGTAGCGGAGCAGCCGCTGCCAGTCACTGGCGCTCTCGGCGTCGGCCGCAGCGCGCTCGCGGGCTTTGAGCTGAGCGGTGGACACGGCAGGCGACTCGTCGGGTGGCGTGGGAAGACTCACCGGGCGCGCCACGGACCTGGCGAAGTAGAGCGTGTGGGTCGCGCGGATGGTCGACTTGGTCGGGCGCTGTTCCTTCGGCAGACCCTTGCGCACCATCCGCGCGGTCAGATACTCGAAGAGGTCGTCCGGCGAAATCCACCCGCTGTCCTTGATCCGTCCGTTCCGCAGCCCCTCGACGATCTCACCTGTGAACCGGGAGGTGCCCAGCGTCGAGCCTTCCGGAGCCATGGCGGACGCGGGCTGCAGCGCGTCGGAGGCGGTGATGAAGTAGACCCCGGTGGGACGCAGCAGAGTGCTGTGATCCGTTGCTTCCGGCACGGAAGCGTCCGCACCTTTGGCGCGCCAGCCCTGAACGACCGAGCCGCTGGCGCAGCAGTCGAGCAGCACGATCTTGGACGCGGCCCGGCAGGACTGCAGCGTTCGCTCGAGGAACTCCGCCGACACGGCGGTGCGGGGCAGATCGGCAGGGTCGCTGTCGCGGGTGAGGAAGTACAGCTGACCGTCGGCCTCGCAGAACTCCCCGTGCCCGCTGAAGTACAGCAGCGCGGTCTCGCTCTGCTGGCGCTCTTCGAGGAACGACTCGATCGCGTGCAGCATCTCGGCGCGTGTCGGCTCGGTGACCACGTCGCATTCGTTGTACAGACCGATTTCCGTGTGCTGCAGGACTGCCTGCATGTAGTGCAGGTCGGCGCGTACCGCTGGAAGGTCGTGGTACGCGTCGCTGTCGTAGGTGGAAACGCCGATCAGCATGGCGTACCGGTCGTTGTCGAGCACCCTCGGTCAGCCTGCCGCGGAGGTGTCGTTCCGGCCCGGCGTCCCTTCGTCCGCGCTGACCGTCATGGGCCGGTCGCCGGTCAGGAAACGTTCGAGAAGCTCCTCGTCCTCCCGGGCCTCGCGACCCGTGATCCGCAAGCTGGTCCCGTCAGGGCGGGTCGCGACGATGGTGCGCTGCGGCACCTTGGCGAGCCACACCTGAACGCAGGCGGCTGCCAACGAGCCGGCGTTCAGGGCCAGATCGACGACCCCCAGGACGTCGGCCCCTTTGAGGGTGCCCGGGGAAGGAGTGGCCGAAGGCAGGCGAAGCGCGGCCGTCGGGTCGGTTGCGGACAGTTCGGCCAGAAGTTCCCGGGCGTCGCTGCGCGCCCTCAGCGGGTCGTCGTCGATCACAGAGATCAGCAGTTGTGGCCGTTCTTCGCCGGTGTTGTCGTCGCTCACGCCTCTCCCTTGCCCCGTCTGCGGTCGCCTTCGATCCTCTGGCAAGTTACTGGAGCGGTGACGAGAGGGAACACTCAATTTCCGAAAATCCGCCGCTGGTTGACGCGATTCTCACTTCGACCGCGCGACGCGGGACACCGTTCCGTCCCCCCGGCCGCACTGAGCAGTCTGCGGTGCCGGGCGCCGATGCCCGTATCGGACAGCGTGAGGGAGGGGCGATTCCGCCGGGCTCGCTCGCATCGGCGGCACCAGCGCGGAGCGACGCCGCCGCTGTCCAGTCGAGGCCGCCGGCGCTGCCCCTGGCTGTGGCGCGGCAAGGCTGCGGTGGCCGGCCGCCCCGTCACGTGACGGAAGGCGGGAGGCTCACCCGGCGGAGAGACGGAACGGCGAGGCGTGCCGTTCCGTCCCCCTCACCCCTCCCGCACCGCGGACTCCTCCCCCTCACCCCCGCTGCGCTCCGGGATCGCCGAGGTGCGGACGCCGGCCCATTGGCGGAGGTCGTCGGGGCCGGGGAAGTTGGCGACGTTCTTGTCGAGGGGGTTGCTGCTGTACTGGTGGAAGAGCCAGGGGTGTTTGATGCGGGGGTGGCCGGGGGTGGTGTAGTCGGCGATCCACAGGCCGTCGGCGCAGGAGGAGTCGGTGTCGACGGAGAGCCAGTTGTTGCGGTCGCAGTAGAGGATGACGCGGTGGCCGGGGCACTTCTCCTTGACGTGGCGCAGCCAGGAGTCCTTGTAGGTGCGGGCGTCGGCGTCGGAGACGTTCTGGCCGTACCACTCCCAGTCGAGGCAGAGGACGTCGCCGTCGGCGAGTTCGAGCTGCTTGAGGAAGTGATCGGCCTCCGTCACGGCCGAGTTGGCGATGTGCGGGTAGTGGTAGAAGCCGGTGACGATCCCGGCTTTGCGGGCGGTGGCACGTTGGGCGACCCATTTGGGGTTGACGTAGGACATGCCCTCGGTGACCTTGATGAAGACGAAGGCCAGCCCGGAGGCCGAGTAGTCGGTGGGCTGGTACGAGCTGACGTCGATGCCGTTGAGCATGGGTGTGCGCCTCCTCGTTCGTGGGGGGGTGAGGCGGGGCGGGCCGCCACGGGGCGTGGCGGACGCTATAGGGGTTTGACGGTGGTTTACCCCGTCACGCGGCCACCGTAGCCCGTTCGGAGGAGCGCGGAGCAGGCGGAACGGTTCCGCTCACTCGTGGGTGGCTACGGTCGCTTCCGTGACCGTCAGTGACAGGCCGGATGTCGGGGAAGCGCGGGGAACGGCCGCGGGTGCGCGGGCGGACGGGGGCGGGGTGCGGCCGGTCCTCGCCGAGGTGCGGTTGTCGGCGTTCAAGCGCCATCGCGGGGCGGCCTTCGGGCTCGCCCCGGTCACCGTCTTCGCCGGGCCGGGCGGCAGCGGGAAGACCAGTGTGCTGGAGGCGCTGTCCCTGCTGGCGCTGCTGGGCCGGGGCGAGGCGGTGGAGGACGCCATCGCGGCGGTGGTGCGCGGTGGCGCCGGCGCGTGCGCCCCGCAAGGGGGCGCGTCGGACGGACAAGGGCGCCGTGGCTTCCGCCTCGGCTGCTCGGTGGCGGGCCCGCAGGGCACCGTGCGGCTCGACCTCGCCGTGCAGACCGAGCCCGAGGTGCGCGTCGTGGGCGAACGGCTCACCGCGGGCGACCGCGTGCTGCTGTCCACCGCGTTGCGGGACCCGGCCCGGCGGTGCGTCGAGGCGGTGCGCCACACCGCGGACGGCGCCCCCGGCGCGCGGACGCCGTTGCCGGACGACCGGCTGGTCACCGCCTCGCTGCCGCTGCGGGTGGCCGGCAGCACGCCGGGACAGCGGCTGGTGGTGGCCGCCGCCGAGCAGGTGCTGGTCGCGCTGCGCTCGGTCTTCCCGGTGGATCCGCGGCCGGAACGGATGCGCGGGCCGGTGCCGGTCGGGGACGGGCGGTTGCGCGGCGGGTGCGACAACCTCTCGGCGGTGCTCCACCGCACCCGGGACGAGTGCCGTACCCGGCACGCCGCGCTGGTGGCCGCTGCCCGGGAGGCGTGCGCGGGGCCCGTCGCCGGGGTGGTCACCGTGGAACGCGGCGGCAGCGGCCGGGTGATGGCGGCCCTCGACCGCGGACCGCTCGGGCTCACCCCGTTCGACCGGCTCGGCGACGGCGAACTGCGCTTCCTGGCCATGGCGTTGGTGCTGCTCACCGGGCCCGACGTGCTGGAGATGGACCACGCCGCCGAGGTGCCCGCCGCCCTGCAGGCCATGACCGTCCTCGCGGACGGCCTCGACACCGGCATGGACGCCGTCCAGACCCGGCAACTCCTCTCCCTGGCCGCCCGCGCCACCGCCCGCGGCCACGTACGCGTCGCGGCCACCGCGTACGGCACCGGGTGGGCGGGGGAGGGGGCCGAGGTGATCGAGCTGGGGGAGGCGGACGGCGAGTGAGCGGAGGTGGGCGTACGGGACGGGGGCGCGGGCGTACGGACGGGTCGCGGGGGCGCTGACGTACGGGACGGGGGCGTGCGCGGCGCGTCGGCGCCGTGCGGTACACCTGATGCGGTGACCGATGATCTCAACGCCCTGCGGCGCCGGCTCGCCGAGTTCGCGGCGGCCCGCCGGTGGCAGCCCTACCACACGCCCAAGAACCTCGCCGCCGCGCTCAGCGTCGAGGCGTCGGAACTGCTGGAGATCTTCCAGTGGCTCACCCCCGAGGAGTCGTCACGGGTGATGGCGGACCCGGACACCGCGCACCGGGTCGAGGACGAGGTCGCCGACGTGCTCGCCTACCTCCTCCAGTTCTGCGAGGTGCTCGGCGTCGACCCGCTCGCCGCGCTCGCCGCCAAGATCGACCGCAACGAACGGCGCTTTCCGCCGGTGTGACGGCCGGGGCGCGCCGGCCGGTGTGCGGGTTCAACGCGCCCTGCCCGCCCGGGGTTCCCGCTTCGTGGCGCCGACAGGTTTCGGTCACCTGTTCGGGTGAATATCGGTCTTCGTGGGGCTGCTGGGGAATCTTCCCGTGATCCTCGGGAGTTGATCGCGGCGTAAGGGGGGAGACGGATCCGGGGGGAGTGACCGTCAGGTGAACAAATATTCACAAAGTGCGACAAACGGTGCGTGTCGCCCGCGATCGTGGTGCAGTGGTCTCGTTGCTGAGAGACCCACCGTCGACCGACAAGGGGGCGAGGCGATGCCGGAGAAGTCTCCGGGCCGCGCCGGACGAGACCCGGCGCAGCGCACAACGACGACCACCGCTCAGGGCCCACCGCCAGGCTCTCCGGTGCCCGCACCGGACACCGCCGGGCCGGCCGGAACCGCGCCACCGCGGCTGACGGCGCCCACGGCCTCCACCGCCCCGCCGGACCGGCTGGGCGCGGTCACCGGTGCGGCACCGCGGGGTGCCGACAGGGCCGCGTCGGCCCCGGGTGCGCCCGGCGCGAGGTCGGGTGCGGTCGCGGCCGTACTGCGGACCCGCCCGCGCGTGACGGTGGCCGGGACGCCGGAGCCGGGCGGGACGGGGCCCGGCGCGGGGGAGGTGACCGGGGACGAGCCGATCACCTTGGCCGAGGCGGAGGAACGGGCCCGGGGGATCTGTTTCAAGAACGGCCCGCCCAGCCGTGTCGGCGTCGAGCTGGAATGGCTCGTCCACGACGCGGCCGACCCGGCGGCACCGGCCGCCCCGGAACGGCTCGCCGCGGCCTTCGACGGGCTGCGGACGCTCCGGCTCGGTTCCGCGCTCACCCGGGAGCCGGGCGGGCAGATCGAGCTCAGCTCGGCCCCCGCCGCCTCCCTCACCGCCTGCGTGGACGCGATGGCCGCCGACCTCGCCCAGGTCCGCGAGCGGCTGCGGGACCACGGGCTCGTCCTCGCCGGATACGGTCACGAACCCCGGCACCGGCCCCGCCGGGTGCTCGACCAGCCGCGTTACGCCGCGATGGAGAGCTACTTCGACCGCCACTGGCCGGTCGGCCGGGCCATGATGTGCGGCACCGCCTCGGTGCAGGTCTGCCTGGACGCCGGCCACGACGACCACGGCCCGCGCGGTTACCGGCACCGCTGGCGACTCGCCCACCTCCTCGGGCCCGTGCTGATCGCCGCCTTCGCCCACTCGCCGTTCAGCCGCGGCCGGCCCACCGGCTTCCGGTCCACCCGGCAGGCGGTCTGGATCGCGCTCGACCCGTCCCGCACCTGCGCCCCGCCCGGCATCGCCGATCCCCGCACCGACCCCAGGGACGCCTGGGCGCGGTACGCGCTGGACGCACCGGTGCTCTGCGTCCGCCAGGACGACGGACGCTGGGAGGTGCCCGACGACGGGATGACCTTCCGGCAGTGGATACACCGGGGCGGCGGGCCGCGCGGCGGCCACCCGGGCCGGACGGCGACCGCGCCACGACCGCCCACCGCGGACGACCTCGCCTACCACCTGACCACGCTCTTCCCACCGGTCAGACCCCGCGGCCACCTGGAGCTGCGCATGATCGACGCGCAGCCGGGCGCCGACGGCTGGATCGTGCCGCTCGCGGTCACCACGGCCCTGCTCGACGACCCCGAGGCGGCCACCGCGGCCCACCGGACGCTGGCGCCGCTCGCCGACCGGGTCCGCGGCGACGCCCCCGGCGGCCCGCTGTGGCGGCGGGCGGCCCGGCACGGTCTCACCGACCCGGTGCTGCGGCGGGCCGCGGTGGCCTGCTTCGCCGCCGCTCAGGAGGGGCTGGAACGGCTGGGCGCGTCCGCCGCGATCCGCGCCGCCGTGGACGAGTTCACCGAACGCCATGTGGCGCGGGGCCGATGTCCCGCCGACGACCTGCTCGACACGTTCCTCGCGGAGCGCCGGACGCCCGTCCGCCCGGCCCCGCCCGCCGGAAAGGACGGCAGCGCGTGACCACCCCGTACCCCGCGACACCCCGCCCCGGGGCCGACGGCATCGATCCCGAGCACCAGCGGCGGCGCGCCGTCGAGGTGCTGACCGCCGCCCGCAGCCGCACCGCGGCCCTGACCACCTGCGTGGACGACCACGACCTGACCGCCCAGCACTCTCCGCTGATGTCCCCCCTGGTCTGGGACCTGGCGCACATCGCCAACCAGGAGGAGCAGTGGCTGCTGCGCACCGTCGGCCGGCGTGCGGCGATCCGTCCCGACATCGACCCGATCTACGACGCCTTCGAGCACCCCCGGGCGGACCGTCCCGGCCTGCCGCTGCTCCCGCCCGGCGAGGCGCGCGGCTACGCCGCCGAGGTACGCGGCCGGGTGCTCGACGTGCTGGAGGGCGCCCGGTTCACCGGCACGCCGCTGCTGGAGGCCGGGTTCGCCTTCGGCATGATCGCCCAGCACGAGCAGCAGCACGACGAGACCATGCTCATCACCCACCAACTGCGCCGGGGCCCGGCCGCGTTGAGCGCGCCGCCGCCCCCGCCGGCCCCCGTCGACGCCGCCCTGCTCCCGGCCGAAGTGCTCATCCCCGGCGGCCCGTTCACCATGGGCACCGACACCGAGCCGTGGGCGCTGGACAACGAACGCCCCGCCCACCAGGTCGAGGTGGCCCCGTTCTTCCTGGACACCGTGCCGGTCACCTGCGGCGCCTACCAGCGGTTCATCGAGGACGGCGGCTACCACGACGAGCGCTGGTGGGAGCCGCGTGGCTGGGCCATGGTCCGCGAACACCGCCTTGAGGCACCGCTGTTCTGGTCCCGCGAGGGCAACGGCTGGATCCGCCGCCGCTTCGGGGTGACCGAGCCGGTGCCGGCCGACGAGCCGGCGCTCCACGTCAGCTGGTACGAGGCCGACGCCTACGCGCGCTGGGCCGGCCGCAGACTGCCCACCGAGGCGGAATGGGAGAAGGCCGCCCGCCACGACCCGGCCACCGGACGCTCCCGGCGCTTCCCCTGGGGCGACGCCGAACCCTCCCCCGACCACGCCAACCTCGGCCAGCGCCATCTGCGTCCCGCCCCGGCCGGCGGCTACCCCGCCGGGGCCTCCCCGCACGGGGTGCGCCAGCTCATCGGTGACGTGTGGGAGTGGACGGCCGGGGACTTCCTGCCCTACCCCGGCTTCCGGGCGTTCCCGTACCGGGAGTACAGCGAGGTTTTCTTCGGCGGCGACTACAAGGTGCTGCGCGGCGGCTCCTTCGCGGTCGACCCGGTCGCCTGCCGGGGCACCTTCCGCAACTGGGACCACCCGGTCCGCCGGCAGATATTCGCCGGCTTCCGCACCGCCCGCGACGCGGCCCCGGAGCGCACCTGATGTGCCGTCACATCGCCTACCTGGGGCCGGAGATCACGCTCGGCGAGGTGCTGGTCGAGCCGCCGCACTCGTTGTACCGGCAGTCGTGGGCGCCACGCCGGCAGCGCTACGGCACGGTCAACGCGGACGGCTTCGGCGTCGGCTGGTACGCGCCGCCGGACCCGGTGCCGGCCCGTTACCGCAGGACGGGGCCGATCTGGGCCGACCCGTCGGTCAAGGATCTGGCCCGGGTGGTGCGCACCGGCGCGCTGCTGGCCGCCGTCCGGGACACCACCGACGGCTCCGCCCCCGACGAGTCCGCCGCCGCCCCGTACGGCGCCGGGCCCTGGCTGTTCAGCCACAACGGCGCCCTGCCGGGGTGGCCGGAGAGCGTGGCCGGCCTCGTCGCCGAACTGCCCCCGGAGGACCTGCTGCGCATCGAGGCCCGCTGCGACTCGGCGCTGGTGTGGGCGCTGGTGCTGCACCGGCTGCGGGCCGGCCAGCCACCCGGCGAGGCGCTGGCCGACACCGTCACCGCCGTCGCGGCGCACACCGACGCGCGGCTCAACCTGCTGCTCACCGACGGCACCGCCATCGCCGCCACCGCCTGGGGCGACACCCTGTGGCACCGACTGGAACCGGGCCGCCAGGTCGTCGTCGCCTCCGAGCCCCACGACGACCGGCCCGGCTGGACGGAACTGCCCGACCGCGCCCTGCTGCTCGCCACCCGCGACGGCGTCGACGTCACCCCCCTCAAGGAGCCTCCCGCATGAGCGCGTTCACCCTGACCAGGCTGCTCCCCGCCGACGCCGCCGGGGCCACGCTCCGTGCCGACGTACGGGCCGGACTGACCGCCGACCCCAAGCAGTTGCCGCCCAAGTGGTTCTACGACGCCCGCGGCAGCGAGCTGTTCGAGGAGATCACCCGGCTGCCGGAGTACTACCCGACCCGGGCCGAGCGCGCGATCCTCCGGGAGCGCTCCGACGCCATCGCCGAGGCGGCCGGCGCCCGTACCCTGGTCGAACTCGGCTCCGGATCCTCGGAGAAGACCCGGCTGCTGATCGACGCCCTGCGCCGGCGCGGCACGCTGGAGCGGTACATCCCGGTGGACGTCAGCGACAGCGCGCTCGAACAGGCGGGGCAGGCGCTCCTCGCCGACTACCCCGGGCTCACCGTGCACGCCGTCGTCGCCGACTTCACCGAACGCCTCGACCTGCCGCCGGGTCCCGGGCCCCGGCTGGTCGCCTTCCTCGGCGGCACCATCGGCAACCTGCTGCCCGCCGAACGCGCCGCGTTCCTCGGCTCGGTGCGCGCCGCGCTGGGCCCGCGGGACGCGCTGCTGCTCGGCACCGACCTGGTGAAGGACGAACGCACGCTGGTCGCCGCCTACGACGACGCGGCCGGGGTGACCGCCGAGTTCAACAAGAACGTGCTCTCCGTGCTCCGCCGCGAACTCGGCGCCGACCTGACCCCGGAGGACTTCGACCACGTGGCGCTGTGGAACCGCGAGCAGGAGTGGATCGAGATGCGGCTGCGCGCCCGCACCGCGCTCACCGCGAAGATCCCGGCGCTCGACCTCGCGGTGCGCTTCGCGGCCGGCGAGGAGCTGCGCACCGAGGTGTCGGCCAAGTTCCGCGAGGCCGGGGTGCGTACCGAGCTGAAGGAGGCCGGTCTCGAACTGACCCACTGGTGGACCGACGAGGAGGGGCGTTTCGCACTGTCACTCGCGCGTCCGCTCGGCTGAGTGGTTCGCGTTCCACGGGTCGGGCGGGTGCAGGATTGAGGCATGGATCTGCGCATCTTCACCGAGCCCCAGCAGGGGGCTTCCTACGACACGCTGCTGACCGTTGCCAAGGCCACCGAGGATCTCGGCTTCGACGCCTTCTTCCGCTCCGACCACTACCTGCGCATGGGCGCCTCGGACGGACTGCCCGGCCCGACCGACGCCTGGATCACGCTGGCGGGTCTCGCCCGCGAGACCCGCCGGATCCGGCTGGGCACCCTGATGACCGCCGGCACCTTCCGGCTGCCCGGCGTCCTGGCCATCCAGGTCGCCCAAGTGGACCAGATGTCCGGCGGCCGGGTGGAGCTGGGCCTTGGTGCCGGCTGGTACGAGGAGGAGCACACCGCGTACGGGATCCCGTTCCCGAAGGAGAAGTTCGCCCGGCTGGAGGAACAGCTGGCCATCGTCACCGGGCTGTGGTCCACCCCGGTCGGCCGGACGTTCAGCCACTCCGGTACCCATTACCACCTCCAGGACTCGCCGGCGCTGCCCAAGCCGGCCCAGAAGAAGGTGCCGGTGCTCATCGGCGGCCACGGCGCCAAGCGCACCCCGCAGCTCGCGGCCCGCTACGCCGACGAGTTCAACATCCCGTTCGCCTCGGTGGAGGACACCGAGCGGCAGTTCGGACGGGTCCGAGCGGCGGCCGAGGAGCACGGTCGCAAGGGGGACGACCTGGTGTACTCCAACGCGCTGGTGGTCTGCGTCGGCAAGGACGACGCCGAGGTGGCCCGGCGCGCCGCGGCGATCGGCCGTGAGCCGGACGAGCTGCGCGCCAACGGCCTGGCCGGCTCCCCGGCCGAGGTCGTGGACAAGATCGGCCGCTACGCGTCGGTCGGCTCCTCCCGCATCTACCTCCAGGTGCTCGACCTCCACGACCTCGACCACCTGGAACTGATCGCCTCCGAGGTCCAGTCCCAGCTCTCCTGACCGGTGCCGGGCGCGGGCCGGCTCCGTCCGGCCCGCGCCGATCCGTACCCCCGGGACGGCCCCGGGGAGCCGTACGTCCGCAGGGCGCGGCACACTGGGGGCACCGATCCGACACAGCGAGGGGTGTTGCGGGTGTCCTCCGTTCCGCTGGGCGACGCGCTGATGGCCGGGCCGGTCGTGCTCGACGGCGGTCTGTCGAACCAGTTGGCCGATCAGGGGTGTGACCTGTCCGACGCGTTGTGGTCGGCGCGGTTGCTGGCCGACGCGCCGGAGCAGATCGAGGCGGCGCACGCCGCGTACCTGCGGGCGGGGGCGCGGGTGCTGATCACGTCGAGTTATCAGGCGACGTACGAGGGGTTCGCCCGGCGGGGGCTGGAGCGGCGGGCGGCCGGGGAGCTGCTGCGGCGGAGCGTGCGGCTGGCCCGGCGGGCGGCCGGGGGGCGGGACGACGTGTGGGTGGCGGCCTCGGTCGGCCCGTACGGGGCGATGCTCGCCGACGGCAGCGAGTACCGGGGCCGCTACGGGCTGAGCGTCG belongs to Streptantibioticus cattleyicolor NRRL 8057 = DSM 46488 and includes:
- a CDS encoding LLM class F420-dependent oxidoreductase, with protein sequence MDLRIFTEPQQGASYDTLLTVAKATEDLGFDAFFRSDHYLRMGASDGLPGPTDAWITLAGLARETRRIRLGTLMTAGTFRLPGVLAIQVAQVDQMSGGRVELGLGAGWYEEEHTAYGIPFPKEKFARLEEQLAIVTGLWSTPVGRTFSHSGTHYHLQDSPALPKPAQKKVPVLIGGHGAKRTPQLAARYADEFNIPFASVEDTERQFGRVRAAAEEHGRKGDDLVYSNALVVCVGKDDAEVARRAAAIGREPDELRANGLAGSPAEVVDKIGRYASVGSSRIYLQVLDLHDLDHLELIASEVQSQLS
- the egtD gene encoding L-histidine N(alpha)-methyltransferase — encoded protein: MSAFTLTRLLPADAAGATLRADVRAGLTADPKQLPPKWFYDARGSELFEEITRLPEYYPTRAERAILRERSDAIAEAAGARTLVELGSGSSEKTRLLIDALRRRGTLERYIPVDVSDSALEQAGQALLADYPGLTVHAVVADFTERLDLPPGPGPRLVAFLGGTIGNLLPAERAAFLGSVRAALGPRDALLLGTDLVKDERTLVAAYDDAAGVTAEFNKNVLSVLRRELGADLTPEDFDHVALWNREQEWIEMRLRARTALTAKIPALDLAVRFAAGEELRTEVSAKFREAGVRTELKEAGLELTHWWTDEEGRFALSLARPLG